Within Rothia sp. ZJ932, the genomic segment TGCGCGTACCCGGTACCTTGTGGGCCGTGCGTCTCTGGCGTGGTCGTCAGTACCTGCGCGAGAGGGTTTTCAGCTCCTAGTTCCCAGGGTACATGGGACGCCTCGGTGAGCGTCAAGATCCCCCGCACGTTACGCGCAACCTGCTCCGTGGTGACGTTACCGCCCGATGCGATGATCCCAACGATATCGACCGTCGGGTGCGCCACAGCGTATGTAAGCGCCAGTAGGTCATCAATGCCGGGGTCGCAATCAATCAAGAGCTTCATACGGGACATAGGCACGGGTTTCCTTTGAATTCGAGGAGGGCACGTAAAAGGGCAGCTACTACTACAGGTATTTCACTGTAGTAAGTAGCTGCCCCTACTTACAGATTCAATCTTAACTTATGCCTGCTTAGATTCGATAATGGCGTTAATCCATGCTTCGAAATCTTCAGGTGAGGTGTTGAAGGTCTGACCGTCAGCGTACACGGTGGGGGTTCCTTGGACGCCGTTACCTGCTGTTTCAGTGGTAACAACGTTAACCAGTGGGCGCCACTCATTATTGCCCAGTGCCTCCGAGATATCTGCGCCGTGCTTAGATGCAATCTCCTCGATAATGTTGTCGTTGAGACCGCCCTGACCCTGGTGGCTGAATATTTCAGCCTGATAATCCATGAACTGATCTACGTTCACCTGGTTAGCAACAGCGTACGCCGCGTTGGCGGTGCGTGCGGAATAAGAGGTGGGTGATGAGCGATCGAGGAATGCTACGTTGCGGTATTCCACCGTTACTTTGCCGTCTTTGATGAGGTTCTTTAGCAGTTCATTGTTCTCTTTTTCGAAAGATGCACAGTGAACGCAGTTGTAGTCCTGGAAGACAGTAACGTGTACGGGCTCCCCATTAGCGGACGCCTCTTTTGCAGTAGCAACGCCCATGGGCAACCCGGTATCTGAGTTCTTGATGTCATGTACAGAGCGGGTTTCCATGGTGGCTGCACCTTTTTGGATGCCGTCCGCAGTGAGCACAATTCCACCGTAATCATTTGAGGATTCGGGAATTGAACTGGAATCAGCAATCTGGCTATTGCGGGCATTCACCACGACGATTGCGATCATCGTTACGATTGCTGCTACTACCGCCAGCACGGCAAGCTGCAACCAGCGGCGATTGTTTTTTGCTTTGTTGTTGCGCTGAGCCTGCTTGGCTGCCACCGCGCGGGCTGCGGCACGTGCGTCTTTGGCGGCGGTATCTTGTGAAGCCATGAGTGGTTTCTCTTTCTACGGGCAATTCTTTCGGTATAAGCCTAGCCCATAAATACAGTCAGTGCCATTAGGTTTTTAGTTTCCCCAGAAACTTTTAGTTTACTGCTTCCTACTCTATGTTTAGATTCCATTATCTAAAACCCAGGAGGCGAGATGCCAAGCTCGTTGCGCTCTAAAAGCCGGAAGGAAAGAGTGAGTATCTGCGTGCGGAGGTTGCTGCGCAGCGTAAAGATAGTACCCGGTAAAAGCGATAATTACTAGGTCTATGAGCTCTGATGATGTTGAAGAGAGGACTTCTGAAGACTGGGCGATACGCTCAGGTTTGTAGGTTCCACCGGTTGCAAGTACATCAACGATAACGCTTGCAGCGTCAAAGAAAGCGGCACCTTTGCACGCCCACGGCCAGTCAATAAGTATGCCCTGATTTTCAGGACTAATTAGAAGATTGTCTGCACGTAAGTCGGTGTGTACTAGTTGCTCTCCTGCAAGACTGGGCACAAGGACGCGGTCGATTTTCTCTGCGTATTCTTGGGCTTTTGAGTTAAGCTGACTAAATAGTGAAGCGAGCCCCTGGACGTGAGGATTATTCTCCAGATAATTAAAGTTCTCGAACCTCAAGGGTTGAGCAAGATTTCTCTCCCAGCAACGCATTTCATCAGCCATCGATACCTCTAGAAGATCAAGATTCTCCAGCCCCTTCAAAGGAGTATTGGCGACGATATCCAAAGAGCGCATAGTGGCGCAAATATGGGTATTATTCCACGGTTGATGAGGGTGCTCTCCCCACCTCAATGTCTTCTAGCAATAAAGCAACCCACCCGTCCTGGTCATAGGATGCGATAAGCTGTGAGACAGGTAAGGACGAAGGAAACTTACTGGTAATT encodes:
- a CDS encoding DsbA family protein — protein: MASQDTAAKDARAAARAVAAKQAQRNNKAKNNRRWLQLAVLAVVAAIVTMIAIVVVNARNSQIADSSSIPESSNDYGGIVLTADGIQKGAATMETRSVHDIKNSDTGLPMGVATAKEASANGEPVHVTVFQDYNCVHCASFEKENNELLKNLIKDGKVTVEYRNVAFLDRSSPTSYSARTANAAYAVANQVNVDQFMDYQAEIFSHQGQGGLNDNIIEEIASKHGADISEALGNNEWRPLVNVVTTETAGNGVQGTPTVYADGQTFNTSPEDFEAWINAIIESKQA
- a CDS encoding phosphotransferase — translated: MRSLDIVANTPLKGLENLDLLEVSMADEMRCWERNLAQPLRFENFNYLENNPHVQGLASLFSQLNSKAQEYAEKIDRVLVPSLAGEQLVHTDLRADNLLISPENQGILIDWPWACKGAAFFDAASVIVDVLATGGTYKPERIAQSSEVLSSTSSELIDLVIIAFTGYYLYAAQQPPHADTHSFLPAFRAQRAWHLASWVLDNGI